The Fulvivirga maritima genome segment TGCTATCGCAATTTTAACATCAGACAATGCTTCCTGCCCCACCATTACCTGAAATGAAGTGGTATATAGTTCTATATTTTCAGTTATACTATTTTCTACTATTTCCGAAGTTCCCTGTATAGAAGAAACCCCTATATCAGGATGACTCAGCTTATATGAATAATTACCAGTAGGGAAAAACAAAGAAGCCATACCCTTATTATCTGTAGTTATGTGCTTGTTACCGACTTCAATCTCGGCATTAGCCAACTGCCCTAAATGATCTGGCTTTACAGAAAAATCAAGCATGTAAAGATCTGGTTCTTCAAGGTGATCAGCTCCTTCTATTGTAAACGTATGCTCAATATCAACTCCCAATGTAGGTGAAGAAATCACATAATTATATTCGCCATCAGGCAGGAATACTTCTACTTCTCCATTTTCATCTGTTTTTACTGAGACAGGGCTAACAGGATGAGGACAATCTATATTTATATTAGCATTACTTAGTACAGAATCTTGCTCTGTGATAAGGACAAATTTTGTTTTATGTAATTCAATAGGATAATAGACATCTTCCTCTTCTACCTCTAATGAACCGTAAATAATTCGAGGGGCAGATTTATTATATTCATTATAAAAAGTGGTAGAGTAAGAACCTGTTTTAAGGTAAATTTCATTTTCGCCCCCCTTATACACGTCGAACAATTTAGAATTCACCGACATACTTCCTCGTAAATATCGAAACTCGGAAGGTATTACTTCTACTTTTACCAGGTTGTAATCACTAAACTCTAAGGTCAACCCATTTTCTCTAGGTTCGATAACTCCATCAATATCCTCAGCCATAGATGGGTGTTCTATATTATATGTTGCGCCTTCAGGGATCACATCAAAGACCGCTATACCACTTGTATTGGTCTTCTTTTTTCATCACCTAGCTTTACTGTGGCACCTTTTATAGGCTGACCAGAATTTGTTCCCAGCTTAAAAACAAAATGATCTTCATCTTGCCGTAGGTACTGGGCGGTGATAAGTAAAGGTTCTTTTACTTCTTCAAATTGAGGTGAATAGCCAGCGAAAATATACTCTGATCTTTGAGGATTTTGTTTGGGAGGAACGGCACTTTCATTATAGATAATAGTATCATTCTTTAATACATTACCATCAAAGTCTTGAAAGCTCACCACAAACGCTTTAGAATAGCTAGTTTTAAAATCAATTATTTCATATTGATCATTAGCGTTAGTCATTAAGTATCCTTCTGTCATCCTCCAGAAGGTAGAATCTGAATTAGTAGTAGTAAATTGAGGCAGATTAACCGAGTTACTTAAACTCTCTTCATCAAAGTTATATCCTCCAAAAAAATACAGGTTAGCACAATTATCTAAGCCAACCACTGTATTAATACTATTACCTCCAAAGGCATTTGCTCCTAAATACTCAAGGTTGGGAGCACCTGCAAAACCAATTTCCGAAATGAAATTATCCGCAAATACAGAATTCTCGATTCTAGTAAGCGACACACAATTTTCAAAATGCAAGGAAGTAATTTCTGCATTGTAAAAAGCGCTAGCGCCAATTTCTTTCAGCTGTGTAAGCCCTGCTAAGTTCAATGAACTTAACCTGGTATTTCTGAAGGCTGCTTCGCCAATTTTCTCTAAGGCTGTATTGCTCTGAAGGTTTAGCTCCGCAAGCAAGGTGTTTTCAAAGGCCTCTTCACCTATTACTTCTAAACTTTCACTAGCTGACATATCCACTATCTCCAAAGAACTATCTTTAAATACAGCAGCTGATATCTCCTTTAATCCTGAAGGCAATTTCACATAATATATGGCTTTCTCTTGAAAAAGCCCCTCAGCTAACCCCACAATCACCTGACCATCTAACTCATCAGGAATAATAATAGACTTGTATTGGCTATCATAATTGCAAGTCTGTATAATGCCGTTGGTTACAGTAACATCTCCATCTGTAAGTGTATAGATTTCTTCTCGGTAGAAAGACTCAGATAAGTTAGACAATTCATTTCCTCCATGATAAATTTGGTTGTTTGAAGATCTCCACTCTTGAGTTGCTCCTTGAGGCAATATCATGGTAAGCCCAGACAGGTTATTGAAAAACGCACCAGCACCTATATAATTCAAATTATTGAAGTGACTTAAATCTTGTACATCAGCTATCTGATTATCGCTAAATGCAGAAGTTCCTATAGTGGTAACGGCAGCCAGATCTCCCAGATTTAATGCGGTAATTGAGTTATTGGCAAAAGCATACTCACCAATAGCTTGTAAATTTTCTTGCTGACTAAGGTTTACCTCCTGAAGCGCATTGTTTGCAAAAGCATAATCTTTGATCTGAGTAAGCGATGTTACCCCTTCCATTTCCACATATTGAATGCTATTTCCTTCGAAGGCATAAATTTCAATATTAGTTAAACTGGTACAGTTACTAATATTTACACTTTGAATTTGATTATCTCTAAAGGCTCCTGCCCCAATATGCTGCAAACTTGAAGATCCGCTTAGGTCAACCTGCTGGATCTCGTTCCTATAAAAAGCATTAGATCCTATCTTTATTAAATTACTATCATCAAACCTTACATCTTCTAGTTTATTAGTAGTAAATGCGTAATCTCCTATTTGAGTTAAAGTTTGGCATACACTTAAATCCAGAGTGCCAGAAAGGTTACTATAAGCAAATGCAAATCTCTCTATGGACTCGAGATTAGTACAATTAGCAAAATCCACATTTTCTAGCTTTGTCTGATAAAAACTAGCTTCACCTATATATTCCAGATTGGTACATCCACTTAAATCCACACTTTCAAGAGGTGTTTGATAAAAGGCTCCTAATCCTATATACCTCAATTGGGTGCATCTACTTAAATCTATACTTATCAGAGGATTTCCTCTAAATGCATTATTACCAATAAACTCTATAGTTGCTGGAAATTGCACGGATCTTATTCCTTTTCTATAAAAAGCTCCGGTATAACAGCCAGTAGCTCTAATGCCACGAATAGTTATGCCGTTAACAGACTCAGGAATAATAATATCTTGTTCCCCAGAAGAGAATTTCTTAGTGCACCTTGTAATAATTCCTGCTCCATTTACAGAGAGATCTTCAGGTTGAAGAATATATTGAGCATTACTGCTTAAAGTGTAGAGTAGAAAAGCGGTGAAAAGAACTAATTTTTTCATTGATTTAGATTTAAAGCCATCAACTTCACTATACCAACTCTAAGAATAAATACACTTAATATCACTTTGTAACCTTATAAATTGATTTATATCATTAATTTTTATTACTCCAATGATTAGATTAAAATTAGCTATCAAATAACTGTTTCACTTATAAGAGGTTAACTGAGTAAGACTTTAAAAATGGATTACTTTGACTTCTTTAATTTTATACCTAGGCTTAATCATAATTTCAACTATTGTAGTATGGAAAAGTAGCGACTTGCTAGAGGGTAGCTCACAACGACTGGCTACTTACTATAAATTACCCGCGGTAGTGCAGGGCGCTATTATTACTGCTATTGGCTCCAGTTTTCCGGAGTTATCTACTACGGTTCTGTCTACTTTACTACATGGTGAATTTGAATTAGGTGTAGGGGCAATAGTAGGATCAGCCATATTTAATATACTGATGATACCGGCGTTATCTGGCCTAACCGCCAAAAAGCTCTCAGCTGACAGAATTTTAATCTATAAAGATGCTCAGTTTTACATTACTTCTGTTGCTGTACTACTGCTGGCCTTTTCCCTTGCCGTGATTTATAACCCTGTGCCCGATAAGGAGCTCGTAGGAAGCATGACACGTGGGATAGCCCTTGTTCCCTTGCTATTATACGTTTTGTACATTTTTCTGCAACAACAAGAAACGGCCGATTATCAAAAAAATGATTCTAAAGACAAAGTAGCTGACATAAAGGTAGGTAAAGAATGGCTCAAGCTGATCGGCAGTTTACTTCTGATCGTGGGTGGAGTAGAAGGCTTGGTTAGAGGAGCTCTCTTTCTCGGTGAATATTTAGAAACGCCAAGCTTCTTTTGGGTATTACTGTAATAGCCGCTGCCACCAGTATACCTGATGCTTTTGTAAGTGTAAAAATGGCTCGACATGGAGAAGGAATAATAAGTCTGGCCAATGTTATCGGTAGCAATATTTTTGATTTATTGGTTGCCATACCTTTAGGCGTATTAATAGCAGGTTCATCAGAAGTAGATTTTGCTTTAGCTGTCCCTCTTATGTTGTTTCTTACTTTTGCCACTATTCTACTATTTGCGATGCTGCGCACTAAGCTTGTGCTCTCTACTGTAGAAAGCTGGATTTTACTATTACTCTATGTATTATTCATTGCTTGGATGATTTTAGAAACCTTTGGAGACATGAATTTATTGCGAGAGAGCCAGGCCGCTTAACCTTTCAATTAGACTAGTTCTACTGCTGCAAATGAAAATATTTAACCTATATTTGCTCGTCATGCATAACATTTTTTCATTATGAGTAAAACTACTTATCCCTTTAGCATACTTTGGTCACAAATAGATGCTAATCAACACCTAAGACATTCTGCCTATGCTGATTTTGGTGCCCAAGCCAGGGTTATAGCCTTAGAGAGTATCGGGTTTGATATGAAAGTCTTTCATCAGTTAAAAATAGGACCTATTCTCTTCCGTGAAGAAATGATTTACTTAAGGGAAGTTACTCCCAATGACACCATTCAAGTAAGTGTAGAAATGGTGAAATGCAGAAAAGATGGTTCCAGATGGAGTATTAAGCATGAAATATTTCGTAGTGATGGTGTAAAAGCAGCACAGATCAATGTAGATGGAGCCTGGCTGGACCTCACTAAAAGGAAACTTGCTCCTTTACCAGAGGAATGGGGAGAGAAATTTTTAAGCTTACCAAAAGCTGAAGAGTTTTCTATTGAAGAATAGACTAACTCTCCAGCATATGATTATTTAGTTCTGGTATCTCTGATAATTATTACAGCCTGAGTAATCTAGCGGATCAGCTGAGTTTTCAAGATAGTTGATGATTGCCTCTGCAGTAGTAAATTCTTTAATATCAGCTCTATTATACGGGAAGTAGCTATCATGAACGGCAGGGATGTAATCGTTTATTCCTACCGTTAATGAGTCCGTTTCCGGTAGCACTTGTCCGTTAGTATCATAAAGAGCAAAGCCAGTCTGGTCAGTACCAAACTCTACACCGCTTACATAAAAACCTTCACCAGCATGCGTAAAGAACCTTTCTAGCTCACTAACGGCCATTCTAAAAATAACACATTGGTTACTAAAAGGATCCATATTAAAAACCTCCCCCATGGTAATGTCTCCAGCATCAAAACTAGCCCTTACCCCTCCTGTATTTTGCAATGCCAGGTCTGTTTGTAAGTAATTCATTAGTGCATCAGTATAAAAACACCCCATACCTGAGCTACTCATGTTGTTTTCAGAATATCCTACCACTTCATTAAGGTTTACTTCTGCCATGTAATCATCAATTTTTGACTGAAGAGCTTCATCATACTGCTGATACTCATCTAAATTGATAAAACGCACTTCACTACTTTCAATGCTCCCCTCAGAGATTGTTACATCCATTCTTCCTAGCAATTGAAAATTAGCACCAGCCTGTACCACGGGTATATCATCTATTTCACGATCTATCACCTCATGAGAATGACCACCTACTATTATATCGAAATCACCATTGGTCTCAGCAATAAGGTTATCTACCGAAGACCCTAAGTGGGTAAGCAGGATCGATAAATCAGCATCATTATCTGCCTCCAGACTGCTATACTTGGGGAGTTCGGTATCAAAAGGAGAAAATTTAACATCCACCACTTTCCAGGGATGTGTTAAAGGAATAGTATCTCCTTCTTTCCCATTCGTTTCTACTACGCCTAATACGGCTATTTTTAAATCATTAATATCCTTAATAGTATATGGGTCTGTCTGCGGTAATATAGAGCCTTCCGTGTTCATATTAGCGCATATCCAACTGAACTGCGCTTGCTCCATACGATCTTTTAATACCTCTATGCCATAATCAAATTCATGATTACCCAGTACGGCTACGTCTACACCTATTTCATTCATCAACTCTACCATGGGCTCCCCTTTAGGATCATACAGATCTACCACCGGATTTCCTGAAAATATATCCCCAGCACAAAGTACTAACACATCTTTGCTTTCACGCTCTTGATCAATGATATGTTTGGCTTTAGCAAAGTTTCCTATCTGCCCATGCATGTCATTCATAAAGAAGATGGTTAGAGAGTCTACACTGGCATCTGGGTTTTGAGCAGTAGAGTCAACCGGGATAGTCGATGTATCATCATCACTACAGCTAAATGAAGCTAATCCTCCCAAAAAGGTGGTGATTATAAGTAAAGGTAATCTCATAATTTTGAATTGATTAAATCAAATACAAAAATATATAAATAATTTCATAAAATTAACTTTAATAACCACACCCTATATTATGGCAATATTATTTATTTGAGCATAGGTACACCACGCTTGCATAGCTGTAAAGGCACACCCCAAGGATCTCGCATCATAATAATATGTGATCCATCATCAAAATGATCATTACTTACTTCTTCTGCACCAGCCGCTTGTAATCTTTTGCTATCCTCATCGGGCTTTTCTGATACGAATGCAAAATGCACTATAAGTGGACTTTGATTTTTATAATCAGGAACCGCAGCAGCTGGGTTGCTATAAATTTCTATCATTATTTGACCGCTGTCATCGGCCATAAAAGTCATATAAGGGCTTTCTGTTACTTGTTTCACGATGGTTAAGCCCATGTTTTCTACATACCATTGAGCCATAGCTGCAGGCTCTTTTACGTTCACAGCAAAATGTTCTAATTTCATTGGATTCTGGTTTTACAGTTCGGTTTTAAAGCTATAGATAAATTACATGGGTTGCAATGTAAGGATGAAAAACAAGCTCCAAAAGACTGCAAAAGAAAGTCCTAGATTGCTTCGCTTCACTTCGTTGCGCTCGCAATATCTAGTGATGAGAGGTGATCAATATACAAAAAAAGCCACCCCACTCTCATGGGGCAGCTCTCGATTAAAACTACTTCTACTGTTTTATTCTTTAATAATCATTCTAAGATATGTATGCCCTTCAGTTTTTACCTGAATAATATAATTTCCCGCCTGAAGCGAGCTAATGTCTATAGTATTTTCCTGAGCCTGAAGCGGAGCTGACAGCACTTCTACTCCTGCCAGGTCAACTACTCTAATACGCTCCTCTCCGGTGTAAACAGGCAGTTTAATATTTATTCTGTTCTGTACCGGGTTAGGGAAAATAGCTAACTGAGCCTCCAATTCTTTTGCTCTCTCATTATCAACAGCCAGTCTGGCAGCAGAACTGCTTGACAGTTTACCAACGCCAGCATTAGCCACTACTATAGAAGGCACTGAGGAAGTGCTATTTAATGAAGCACTATATGAATATGGTATAGTAGCATTACAATTATAAGGCTCACTCACATCATCACGAGAAAGATCCCAGGTAACATTATCAAACGTATTTCCTGACTGATCCACCCCGCCTAACTCATCACTGTAAGCAGATACAATTGGGTTTTGAGCATCTTTAAAGTAATTATTCTCAACCCGAAGGCAGGCTCCCATTCTGGAATTAATACCTGTAGACGCTATACCACTATAATAGTTATTGAAGAAATGGCCATTTCCATGTCTGAATAATGGCAAACGAGAATTACAATTATCAAAATAATTATGATGTGCTGTAATTTTTCTGTCATCATCATCACCATCGCTACTACCTACCAGCATGGTTTTCCAGCTGTCATGCAGGTAATTGTATGAATAAGTAATATACTCAGCATCAGACTTAGCATCCAAAAGACCATCATAATCATCTTTACCTACTCCTTGATATTCGGCATATAACTCACAATGATCTACCCAAACATGATCTGCAGGGCCTTCTATAGATATAGCATCTTTATCTCCAATATCCACATGATGCACCGTTACATTTTGGATAATCACATTACCCGCTCTATACACTTTAAGGCCTATTCCATTAAATACGCCGCTAGTGCCCACACCTATTATAGACACATCTCTCACTTCTTTGATATCTATTTTAGATGCAGAAGTATTAGAAGGCGTAACGGTACCATTTACATAAATAATCAGAGGTTGAGTAATAACATCATCTTTCTTTTGGTCAATGGCATTGAGAATACAATCACCCGTAGCGCAGGTAACAGACACACCACCCTGACCTCCGGTAGTTCCTCCAGCCTGTGTAGCCCAACCGATAAGATCATAATTAGCATTACCTCCTCCTCCATTATTACTAATGAATGCTGCTGTTACACTTTTGTTACCATCCATTGTTACTGTGGTTGACGTAGAATTGCCACTTGCATCTCCACTCCATCCGCTAAAAGAATAACCACTATTAGCACTGGCTGTAAGAGTTACTACGGTACCAGCAGCATAATTACCTCCGCTCGGGCTTAATGACACACTACCTGCATTAGAAGGGTTAGCAGAGACAGACAAGCTGTAATAGTTAGTTCCTCCTCCACAGCTGGCGGCACTTACATTAGGCCCCGTCACTTCCAAATAATCAATATTTGGCAAGCCTTCTCCCTGGGAGGCCTCCAATCTTAGGCTTTTATTACCTCCAGGCTGGTTTGCAAGGGTTACGGAAGTAGTAGTCCAGGTGGTCCAGCCTCCTGTTCCTGCGAAATCTTCTGTAGAAACCGGCGTACCATTAATGGACAGCACCCCTGTTCTATTAGTAGCGGAACCATTAGCGTATCTCCACCTAAAAACATAAGTACCTGCATCTCCTGATATATTCCAGTTAATACCTTCTCCACTGGCATTTTCAGTGTTAGCAAAACCTATACCTGTGAAACCAGAGTTATTATTATCTATAGTACCATCTACTGAACAGAATCCACTTTGGCTTTCCTGAAGGGTAACTACATTTTCACTGCCTCCAGTATCAGGAGAAAAGTTAGCAGTAATAGACTTATTTCCATTAACCGTTACTGACAAAGGATTGGCTGATCCGCTGACATCTCCTGACCAATTATTAAAAACATATCCGCTGTTAGGCACAGCACTGAGCGATACAACTGTACCTTCAGCATAAGTACCTCCACCTGAAACCGATCCATTTCCATTGGTAGCAGTAGAAACAGTATATTGAGTATTCCCTCCTCCGGCATAAGCCAGACTCATATAATACAAGTTAGCCACATCATCCTTACTAATAGTATGACTTCCGGCAGATAATGTGGTAGTAAGTATACCAGAAGAAGCGCTTAAGCTGTTGCCGTCTATTACTATATTATCAGAAAAATCATTATTAAAAACCAGCGTCAAGGTTCCTTCTTGCGAAGAGGTGAAGCTGATTGAAGTAACCGTTTCTATTTTTAAACACTGAGTAAGCGTTAGGCCCGCATAATTCACAGTGCCTTTAGATGTAGAAAGATTACCTGAGATATTAAAGAAAGAGCTTGATGTACCTGATGCAGTGAAATTATGAATTTCATCACCTCCAGATGGGGGCGGATTGGTATTGCTTTCTGTAAAAACAGCCGTTACAGACTTATTGCTGTTCATAGTAATAGTAACAGGATTGCTAGAGCCACTGGCTGCCCCGCTCCAATTGCTAAACACCCAGCCATTAGCCGGCGTAGCAGTAAGTGTTACTGATGCCCCTGAATTATAAGTTCCACCATTAGGACTAACCGTTCCCTGCCCCTGCACTGAAGTGGTTAACGAATAGTCGTTTCCCGGAGGTGGCGTAGTGCCGCCATACTCTACTGCGCCAAGGTCTGGAGAGGAGCCATTATAGGAAATACCTGATGAGGTTACACCGGCATCAATCAGTGAACTGCTTGACGATAAATTTAAAAATCCATTAGAAGTAGGTGCATGGTTAGGTCCAGGATTTAAAGTAACAAAATCTGAACTGCTCGCAGTATATGGCCATGAGTCCTGATTATCAAAAGCATTAGGTGCGGAGGCATTACCTCTTATTCTATCATTAGAAGAAGACTGGTACGATAAATTATTTCTGAATATATGCGACGCACCATCGCGGGTATGGAAATTATATTCTTCATTGTTATAAGAAGTACAATTGATAAACTGCATACTCCCGGTATTACCATTATCAGCAAAGCCGTGTTTACCATTATTAAAAGCAATACACCTGCGCAAAATATGATTAATATTATGCGCTGAAGAGCCAAGCTTATAACCGTTTTTATCTCCATTACCTGAGGTAGAACCATTAGTAAGCGTACCATTACTGTGAGCAATACATCCTTCAAAATACACAACACCTATAGGTCCTGTATCCGATTTAGTGTATAAGTCCCAACCATCATCAATATTATGGTGAGATACACAGTTTATAAACTGGTTGCCCTCACCACAGGTAAGCTTGGCTGCGAAACCATCAGCATCTTCACTGTCCGGATCTGCATTATCAAAGGCCTCACAGCCTGTGATCAGATTATTAGAAGGCCATTGGCTAATGCTATTTGCACTAGTATTGTAGCGGCTAAGCTGTAAGCCTGTATCTCTGTTTTGGCGGAAAATACAATTCTCTATAGTATTATTATTGCCTGACAGCAACATACCATTGTCACCGGCTTTTTGAATAGTAATGCCCCGCCAATGCCAGTAAAAAGCATCCATGACTATACCTCGGTTAGAAGAACTCACCGATTGAGCAGAAAAATCAATGATCGGGGTTTCTCCATTATAAGCAAAGACCCTGATAGGTGCGGATGATGATCCATTCTTAGAACGATCAATCACAATGGAAGATGAATAGTAGTAGGTTCCTCCTCGCATATAAATGTAATCTCCGGCAGAAACAACAGATATAGCATGAGTTAAGGTTGCAAAGGGACTGCCTTGAGTCCCGGAATTAGAGTCGCTCCCGCTGGGCGACACGTAGTAACTTGCGCTAAAAGCTGTCACTGAAAACAGTAGCAATATCAGTGCAGTAAGCGTACATTTTTTAGTAGTAGTATTCATTTAAAATGAGGTTTATATGAAAAAATCTTATTCGAAAGTACCTCAGAATGTATGAATAGGAATCTCAAAAAAATGACCTATGGTTGAATGATGTGAATGGATGATGCACACATGACCGTGTGTGGCTTAGCCTTTTTTTACAAATTTGCTAGGGGCTAAACCTATATGTTTGGTAAAGGTTTTAGTGAAAGAATTAGGGGAGCTAAAACCGGTTTTATAAGCAATTTCTGACACACTGAGCTTACCCTCTTTCAATAAATGGGTGGACCTTTTTATCCTGTAAGCATATAAAAATTCGGAAGGTGTTTTTTCTGTCAATGTCTTCAACCTTCTAAACAATTGGCTTCTACTCATATTCAGATCAAACGCGAGGCTTTCTACACTAAACCTGGGATCAGAGTAATTTTGTCTGATCACCTCCATCAGTCTTTTCATAAAATGATTATCTAATGGATTTTCAGGAAGTAGATCAACTTCAGAGACTGACTCTTCCTTATATTTTTTATGCAAGCGCACCCTGTTTTCTAAAATACTAGCTACCTGAGATTCTAAAACATCTAAATCAAAGGGCTTGGTGATATAGGCATCGGCACCTAAATCAAACCCTTTACGCTGATGAGTAGGTAAATGCCTGGCAGTAAGCAACACCACCGGAATATGACTGGTGTTTAAATCTTCCTTGAGTTTTTTGCAGAGCTCCAGCCCATCTCCATGAGACATCATAATATCGGTGATTACTAAATCAGGCGGGCTTTTCATTATCATCTCCAGCGCCTGACTGCCATTTTGAGCTACCTCTACTCTGTATTTAGAAGAAAGCGACTCTTCCATAATCGTAAGCAAATCTTCATTATCTTCAACTAATAAAAGCTTAAAGTTTAATAAGCTACTCACTTGTATCGCCTCCTGATAATTACGATCTACCAACAACTCCGGCAAATGAGCTTGCGGCCGCTTTACTTCATCTCTTTTCTCTGCATTAGCATAAAATCGATCCGACACGGGCAGCTCTACTAT includes the following:
- a CDS encoding sodium:calcium antiporter, giving the protein MTSLILYLGLIIISTIVVWKSSDLLEGSSQRLATYYKLPAVVQGAIITAIGSSFPELSTTVLSTLLHGEFELGVGAIVGSAIFNILMIPALSGLTAKKLSADRILIYKDAQFYITSVAVLLLAFSLAVIYNPVPDKELVGSMTRGIALVPLLLYVLYIFLQQQETADYQKNDSKDKVADIKVGKEWLKLIGSLLLIVGGVEGLVRGALFLGEYLETPSFFWVLL
- a CDS encoding InlB B-repeat-containing protein, coding for MNTTTKKCTLTALILLLFSVTAFSASYYVSPSGSDSNSGTQGSPFATLTHAISVVSAGDYIYMRGGTYYYSSSIVIDRSKNGSSSAPIRVFAYNGETPIIDFSAQSVSSSNRGIVMDAFYWHWRGITIQKAGDNGMLLSGNNNTIENCIFRQNRDTGLQLSRYNTSANSISQWPSNNLITGCEAFDNADPDSEDADGFAAKLTCGEGNQFINCVSHHNIDDGWDLYTKSDTGPIGVVYFEGCIAHSNGTLTNGSTSGNGDKNGYKLGSSAHNINHILRRCIAFNNGKHGFADNGNTGSMQFINCTSYNNEEYNFHTRDGASHIFRNNLSYQSSSNDRIRGNASAPNAFDNQDSWPYTASSSDFVTLNPGPNHAPTSNGFLNLSSSSSLIDAGVTSSGISYNGSSPDLGAVEYGGTTPPPGNDYSLTTSVQGQGTVSPNGGTYNSGASVTLTATPANGWVFSNWSGAASGSSNPVTITMNSNKSVTAVFTESNTNPPPSGGDEIHNFTASGTSSSFFNISGNLSTSKGTVNYAGLTLTQCLKIETVTSISFTSSQEGTLTLVFNNDFSDNIVIDGNSLSASSGILTTTLSAGSHTISKDDVANLYYMSLAYAGGGNTQYTVSTATNGNGSVSGGGTYAEGTVVSLSAVPNSGYVFNNWSGDVSGSANPLSVTVNGNKSITANFSPDTGGSENVVTLQESQSGFCSVDGTIDNNNSGFTGIGFANTENASGEGINWNISGDAGTYVFRWRYANGSATNRTGVLSINGTPVSTEDFAGTGGWTTWTTTSVTLANQPGGNKSLRLEASQGEGLPNIDYLEVTGPNVSAASCGGGTNYYSLSVSANPSNAGSVSLSPSGGNYAAGTVVTLTASANSGYSFSGWSGDASGNSTSTTVTMDGNKSVTAAFISNNGGGGNANYDLIGWATQAGGTTGGQGGVSVTCATGDCILNAIDQKKDDVITQPLIIYVNGTVTPSNTSASKIDIKEVRDVSIIGVGTSGVFNGIGLKVYRAGNVIIQNVTVHHVDIGDKDAISIEGPADHVWVDHCELYAEYQGVGKDDYDGLLDAKSDAEYITYSYNYLHDSWKTMLVGSSDGDDDDRKITAHHNYFDNCNSRLPLFRHGNGHFFNNYYSGIASTGINSRMGACLRVENNYFKDAQNPIVSAYSDELGGVDQSGNTFDNVTWDLSRDDVSEPYNCNATIPYSYSASLNSTSSVPSIVVANAGVGKLSSSSAARLAVDNERAKELEAQLAIFPNPVQNRINIKLPVYTGEERIRVVDLAGVEVLSAPLQAQENTIDISSLQAGNYIIQVKTEGHTYLRMIIKE
- a CDS encoding bifunctional metallophosphatase/5'-nucleotidase; amino-acid sequence: MRLPLLIITTFLGGLASFSCSDDDTSTIPVDSTAQNPDASVDSLTIFFMNDMHGQIGNFAKAKHIIDQERESKDVLVLCAGDIFSGNPVVDLYDPKGEPMVELMNEIGVDVAVLGNHEFDYGIEVLKDRMEQAQFSWICANMNTEGSILPQTDPYTIKDINDLKIAVLGVVETNGKEGDTIPLTHPWKVVDVKFSPFDTELPKYSSLEADNDADLSILLTHLGSSVDNLIAETNGDFDIIVGGHSHEVIDREIDDIPVVQAGANFQLLGRMDVTISEGSIESSEVRFINLDEYQQYDEALQSKIDDYMAEVNLNEVVGYSENNMSSSGMGCFYTDALMNYLQTDLALQNTGGVRASFDAGDITMGEVFNMDPFSNQCVIFRMAVSELERFFTHAGEGFYVSGVEFGTDQTGFALYDTNGQVLPETDSLTVGINDYIPAVHDSYFPYNRADIKEFTTAEAIINYLENSADPLDYSGCNNYQRYQN
- a CDS encoding sodium:calcium antiporter; its protein translation is MGITVIAAATSIPDAFVSVKMARHGEGIISLANVIGSNIFDLLVAIPLGVLIAGSSEVDFALAVPLMLFLTFATILLFAMLRTKLVLSTVESWILLLLYVLFIAWMILETFGDMNLLRESQAA
- a CDS encoding leucine-rich repeat domain-containing protein — encoded protein: MKKLVLFTAFLLYTLSSNAQYILQPEDLSVNGAGIITRCTKKFSSGEQDIIIPESVNGITIRGIRATGCYTGAFYRKGIRSVQFPATIEFIGNNAFRGNPLISIDLSRCTQLRYIGLGAFYQTPLESVDLSGCTNLEYIGEASFYQTKLENVDFANCTNLESIERFAFAYSNLSGTLDLSVCQTLTQIGDYAFTTNKLEDVRFDDSNLIKIGSNAFYRNEIQQVDLSGSSSLQHIGAGAFRDNQIQSVNISNCTSLTNIEIYAFEGNSIQYVEMEGVTSLTQIKDYAFANNALQEVNLSQQENLQAIGEYAFANNSITALNLGDLAAVTTIGTSAFSDNQIADVQDLSHFNNLNYIGAGAFFNNLSGLTMILPQGATQEWRSSNNQIYHGGNELSNLSESFYREEIYTLTDGDVTVTNGIIQTCNYDSQYKSIIIPDELDGQVIVGLAEGLFQEKAIYYVKLPSGLKEISAAVFKDSSLEIVDMSASESLEVIGEEAFENTLLAELNLQSNTALEKIGEAAFRNTRLSSLNLAGLTQLKEIGASAFYNAEITSLHFENCVSLTRIENSVFADNFISEIGFAGAPNLEYLGANAFGGNSINTVVGLDNCANLYFFGGYNFDEESLSNSVNLPQFTTTNSDSTFWRMTEGYLMTNANDQYEIIDFKTSYSKAFVVSFQDFDGNVLKNDTIIYNESAVPPKQNPQRSEYIFAGYSPQFEEVKEPLLITAQYLRQDEDHFVFKLGTNSGQPIKGATVKLGDEKRRPIQVV
- a CDS encoding VOC family protein, which gives rise to MKLEHFAVNVKEPAAMAQWYVENMGLTIVKQVTESPYMTFMADDSGQIMIEIYSNPAAAVPDYKNQSPLIVHFAFVSEKPDEDSKRLQAAGAEEVSNDHFDDGSHIIMMRDPWGVPLQLCKRGVPMLK
- a CDS encoding acyl-CoA thioesterase, which codes for MSKTTYPFSILWSQIDANQHLRHSAYADFGAQARVIALESIGFDMKVFHQLKIGPILFREEMIYLREVTPNDTIQVSVEMVKCRKDGSRWSIKHEIFRSDGVKAAQINVDGAWLDLTKRKLAPLPEEWGEKFLSLPKAEEFSIEE